The following proteins are co-located in the Lepisosteus oculatus isolate fLepOcu1 chromosome 9, fLepOcu1.hap2, whole genome shotgun sequence genome:
- the LOC102694759 gene encoding pre-mRNA splicing regulator USH1G isoform X2, producing the protein MTDRYHRAARDGYLDLLKEATRKDLNAPDEDGMTPTLWAAYHGNLEALRLIVGRGGDPDKCDIWGNTPLHLAAANGHLNCLSFLVSFGANVWCLDNDYHTPLDMAAMKSHMDCVRYLDSIAAKQTSLNPKLVSKLKDRAFREAERRIKECVKMQRKHHQRMEKKYHKEASDASDAMSFSSYSSSTMSRKLQHLNLVPTSMPYSQATLHATAKGKTKIQKKLEKKKQGDGTFKIYEDGRKSVRSLSGVQLGSDVMFVRQGTYASPKDRTRRNIRDMFPSDDDAVSRAISDPGLHLDSAYSEVSTDSGHDSLFNRPGLGTMVFRRNYVSGGLFGIGRDDASVAGSDLEGRMGNVRLRSRLQRAPSLTDSIGSANSLQERHAEELPWDDVELGLYDDDEPETSPLETFLATQGMSEFIPVFKREKIDLEALMLCSDQDLKSINIPLGPRKKILESCKRRRETIDDPDFIEDTEL; encoded by the exons ATGACTGACAGATACCACAGAGCTGCCCGGGACGGCTATTTGGACTTACTGAAAGAGGCCACCAGGAAGGATCTTAACGCTCCGGACGAAGATGGAATGACACCCACTCTCTGGGCCGCCTATCACGGCAACCTTGAGGCGCTGCGGCTCATAGTGGGAAGAGG GGGAGATCCGGACAAGTGTGACATCTGGGGGAACACGCCTCTCCACCTGGCGGCGGCCAACGGGCACCTAAACTGCCTGTCCTTCTTGGTGTCGTTCGGTGCCAACGTGTGGTGCCTGGACAATGACTACCACACACCGCTGGACATGGCCGCCATGAAGAGCCACATGGACTGCGTGCGCTACCTGGACTCCATCGCTGCCAAACAAACCAGCCTCAACCCCAAGCTGGTGAGCAAACTGAAGGACCGGGCGTTCCGCGAGGCCGAGCGGCGGATCAAGGAGTGCGTGAAGATGCAGAGGAAGCACCACCAGCGCATGGAGAAGAAGTACCACAAGGAGGCCTCGGACGCGTCCGACGCCATGAGCTTCTCCAGCTACTCCAGCAGCACCATGAGCCGGAAGCTGCAGCACCTCAACCTGGTTCCCACCTCCATGCCATACTCCCAG GCCACCCTTCATGCAACTGCCAAGGGCAAAACCAAGATCCAGAAGAAGCTGGAGAAGAAGAAGCAGGGGGACGGCACCTTCAAGATCTACGAGGACGGGCGGAAGAGCGTGCGCTCTCTGTCCGGTGTGCAGCTGGGCAGCGACGTCATGTTCGTCAGGCAAGGCACCTATGCCAGCcctaaggacaggactcggCGCAACATCAGGGACATGTTCCCCAGTGACGATGACGCTGTCTCGCGTGCCATAAGTGACCCAGGGCTGCACCTGGACTCCGCCTACTCCGAGGTCAGCACGGACTCGGGGCATGACTCACTCTTCAACCGGCCAGGGCTGGGCACCATGGTGTTCCGGCGGAACTACGTCAGCGGGGGCTTGTTCGGTATCGGGCGGGACGACGCCAGCGTGGCTGGCAGCGATCTGGAGGGCCGCATGGGCAACGTGCGGCTCCGCAGCCGTCTGCAGCGTGCCCCGAGCCTCACCGACAGCATCGGCAGTGCCAACAGCCTGCAGGAGCGCCACGCGGAGGAGCTGCCCTGGGACGACGTGGAGCTGGGGCTGTACGACGACGACGAGCCGGAAACCAGCCCCTTGGAGACCTTCCTGGCCACCCAGGGCATGTCGGAGTTCATCCCCGTCTTCAAGAGGGAGAAGATAGACCTGGAGGCCCTGATGCTGTGCTCTGATCAGGACCTCAAGAGTATCAACATCCCGCTCGGGCCCAGGAAGAAGATCTTGGAGTCCTGCAAGCGCCGGAGAGAGACCATCGATGATCCTGATTTTATTGAGGACACAGAGCT
- the LOC102694759 gene encoding pre-mRNA splicing regulator USH1G isoform X1, translated as MTDRYHRAARDGYLDLLKEATRKDLNAPDEDGMTPTLWAAYHGNLEALRLIVGRGGDPDKCDIWGNTPLHLAAANGHLNCLSFLVSFGANVWCLDNDYHTPLDMAAMKSHMDCVRYLDSIAAKQTSLNPKLVSKLKDRAFREAERRIKECVKMQRKHHQRMEKKYHKEASDASDAMSFSSYSSSTMSRKLQHLNLVPTSMPYSQATLHATAKGKTKIQKKLEKKKQGDGTFKIYEDGRKSVRSLSGVQLGSDVMFVRQGTYASPKDRTRRNIRDMFPSDDDAVSRAISDPGLHLDSAYSEVSTDSGHDSLFNRPGLGTMVFRRNYVSGGLFGIGRDDASVAGSDLEGRMGNVRLRSRLQRAPSLTDSIGSANSLQERHAEELPWDDVELGLYDDDEPETSPLETFLATQGMSEFIPVFKREKIDLEALMLCSDQDLKSINIPLGPRKKILESCKRRRETIDDPDFIEDTELFEFIAVPEILRQMGNGKQVSNKERRFEYSLILF; from the exons ATGACTGACAGATACCACAGAGCTGCCCGGGACGGCTATTTGGACTTACTGAAAGAGGCCACCAGGAAGGATCTTAACGCTCCGGACGAAGATGGAATGACACCCACTCTCTGGGCCGCCTATCACGGCAACCTTGAGGCGCTGCGGCTCATAGTGGGAAGAGG GGGAGATCCGGACAAGTGTGACATCTGGGGGAACACGCCTCTCCACCTGGCGGCGGCCAACGGGCACCTAAACTGCCTGTCCTTCTTGGTGTCGTTCGGTGCCAACGTGTGGTGCCTGGACAATGACTACCACACACCGCTGGACATGGCCGCCATGAAGAGCCACATGGACTGCGTGCGCTACCTGGACTCCATCGCTGCCAAACAAACCAGCCTCAACCCCAAGCTGGTGAGCAAACTGAAGGACCGGGCGTTCCGCGAGGCCGAGCGGCGGATCAAGGAGTGCGTGAAGATGCAGAGGAAGCACCACCAGCGCATGGAGAAGAAGTACCACAAGGAGGCCTCGGACGCGTCCGACGCCATGAGCTTCTCCAGCTACTCCAGCAGCACCATGAGCCGGAAGCTGCAGCACCTCAACCTGGTTCCCACCTCCATGCCATACTCCCAG GCCACCCTTCATGCAACTGCCAAGGGCAAAACCAAGATCCAGAAGAAGCTGGAGAAGAAGAAGCAGGGGGACGGCACCTTCAAGATCTACGAGGACGGGCGGAAGAGCGTGCGCTCTCTGTCCGGTGTGCAGCTGGGCAGCGACGTCATGTTCGTCAGGCAAGGCACCTATGCCAGCcctaaggacaggactcggCGCAACATCAGGGACATGTTCCCCAGTGACGATGACGCTGTCTCGCGTGCCATAAGTGACCCAGGGCTGCACCTGGACTCCGCCTACTCCGAGGTCAGCACGGACTCGGGGCATGACTCACTCTTCAACCGGCCAGGGCTGGGCACCATGGTGTTCCGGCGGAACTACGTCAGCGGGGGCTTGTTCGGTATCGGGCGGGACGACGCCAGCGTGGCTGGCAGCGATCTGGAGGGCCGCATGGGCAACGTGCGGCTCCGCAGCCGTCTGCAGCGTGCCCCGAGCCTCACCGACAGCATCGGCAGTGCCAACAGCCTGCAGGAGCGCCACGCGGAGGAGCTGCCCTGGGACGACGTGGAGCTGGGGCTGTACGACGACGACGAGCCGGAAACCAGCCCCTTGGAGACCTTCCTGGCCACCCAGGGCATGTCGGAGTTCATCCCCGTCTTCAAGAGGGAGAAGATAGACCTGGAGGCCCTGATGCTGTGCTCTGATCAGGACCTCAAGAGTATCAACATCCCGCTCGGGCCCAGGAAGAAGATCTTGGAGTCCTGCAAGCGCCGGAGAGAGACCATCGATGATCCTGATTTTATTGAGGACACAGAGCT cTTTGAATTCATAGCTGTTCCCGAAATCTTACGGCAAATGGGAAATGGGAAACAAGTTTCAAATAAGGAAAGAAGATTTGAGTACTCACTGATTTTGTTTTAG
- the LOC102694759 gene encoding pre-mRNA splicing regulator USH1G isoform X3 yields the protein MAAMKSHMDCVRYLDSIAAKQTSLNPKLVSKLKDRAFREAERRIKECVKMQRKHHQRMEKKYHKEASDASDAMSFSSYSSSTMSRKLQHLNLVPTSMPYSQATLHATAKGKTKIQKKLEKKKQGDGTFKIYEDGRKSVRSLSGVQLGSDVMFVRQGTYASPKDRTRRNIRDMFPSDDDAVSRAISDPGLHLDSAYSEVSTDSGHDSLFNRPGLGTMVFRRNYVSGGLFGIGRDDASVAGSDLEGRMGNVRLRSRLQRAPSLTDSIGSANSLQERHAEELPWDDVELGLYDDDEPETSPLETFLATQGMSEFIPVFKREKIDLEALMLCSDQDLKSINIPLGPRKKILESCKRRRETIDDPDFIEDTELFEFIAVPEILRQMGNGKQVSNKERRFEYSLILF from the exons ATGGCCGCCATGAAGAGCCACATGGACTGCGTGCGCTACCTGGACTCCATCGCTGCCAAACAAACCAGCCTCAACCCCAAGCTGGTGAGCAAACTGAAGGACCGGGCGTTCCGCGAGGCCGAGCGGCGGATCAAGGAGTGCGTGAAGATGCAGAGGAAGCACCACCAGCGCATGGAGAAGAAGTACCACAAGGAGGCCTCGGACGCGTCCGACGCCATGAGCTTCTCCAGCTACTCCAGCAGCACCATGAGCCGGAAGCTGCAGCACCTCAACCTGGTTCCCACCTCCATGCCATACTCCCAG GCCACCCTTCATGCAACTGCCAAGGGCAAAACCAAGATCCAGAAGAAGCTGGAGAAGAAGAAGCAGGGGGACGGCACCTTCAAGATCTACGAGGACGGGCGGAAGAGCGTGCGCTCTCTGTCCGGTGTGCAGCTGGGCAGCGACGTCATGTTCGTCAGGCAAGGCACCTATGCCAGCcctaaggacaggactcggCGCAACATCAGGGACATGTTCCCCAGTGACGATGACGCTGTCTCGCGTGCCATAAGTGACCCAGGGCTGCACCTGGACTCCGCCTACTCCGAGGTCAGCACGGACTCGGGGCATGACTCACTCTTCAACCGGCCAGGGCTGGGCACCATGGTGTTCCGGCGGAACTACGTCAGCGGGGGCTTGTTCGGTATCGGGCGGGACGACGCCAGCGTGGCTGGCAGCGATCTGGAGGGCCGCATGGGCAACGTGCGGCTCCGCAGCCGTCTGCAGCGTGCCCCGAGCCTCACCGACAGCATCGGCAGTGCCAACAGCCTGCAGGAGCGCCACGCGGAGGAGCTGCCCTGGGACGACGTGGAGCTGGGGCTGTACGACGACGACGAGCCGGAAACCAGCCCCTTGGAGACCTTCCTGGCCACCCAGGGCATGTCGGAGTTCATCCCCGTCTTCAAGAGGGAGAAGATAGACCTGGAGGCCCTGATGCTGTGCTCTGATCAGGACCTCAAGAGTATCAACATCCCGCTCGGGCCCAGGAAGAAGATCTTGGAGTCCTGCAAGCGCCGGAGAGAGACCATCGATGATCCTGATTTTATTGAGGACACAGAGCT cTTTGAATTCATAGCTGTTCCCGAAATCTTACGGCAAATGGGAAATGGGAAACAAGTTTCAAATAAGGAAAGAAGATTTGAGTACTCACTGATTTTGTTTTAG